TCGGCAAGGGTATTGGCTATAGGACCTGCTGGCGAGAACCAGGTAATATTCGCCACTACTCTATCAGATGAAGATGCCGCTGCCTGGGGTGCAGCAGTTATGGGTTCAAAAAATCTTAAGGCGATAGTGGTAAGAGGAAAAGGTGTGCGCCCCCCTGCGGCTCATCCGGAAAAACTTAAAGAATTGTCGAAATATCTTCGTGGGTTGTGGCGCGGAGCCGGATATGGTGCAAAGTTATCTCACATACCAAGACGCAATATAAAGCAGCAGGTTTGCTACGGTTGCGTAAACGGCTGTGTCCGTTCTACCCTTGAAACAACGGAAGGCATCAAGGTGAAGGTTTGCTGTCAGGCTGCTGGCGTCTATAGAGCAGCTGCAGACAGCTATTATGGCAAACCGACTAATGTGCCACTGCACGCCGCAAGGCTTTGCTTTGATTACGGGCTAGATACCCATGTCATCTCGGCTTTGCTGAAATGGCTTAAAGAGGGATACAAAACAGGTGTTTTCACTGAGGAAGATACTGGGCTTCCTCTTTCAAAGTTTGGCAGCTGGGAGTTTATAGAATCACTGGTGAAAAAGATATCACTGCGGGAAGGATTTGGTGATCTGCTGGCTCAAGGGTTGCATCATGCTGCTGAAGTTCAAGGTCCAAAAGCCAGGGAATTAGTTGCCGGCTATCTTGATAAGAATGGGCAAAACATGGCGTATGGTCCACGCCTCTACAATATAAGCGGAATCTTTTACGCCACGGAACCCAGGATGTCGCTTCCGATATTGCATGAAATGACCATACCATTGTCGAAATGGATCCAATGGGTTAAAGGAGCAGAAGGCTCTTACATGTCCTATGAAATGCTTTGTGATATTGGCAAAAGATTCTGGGGAAGTGAGCTTGCTTTTGATTGCTCAACATATGAAGGCAAGGCCATAGCTGCCAAGAAAATCCAGGACAAAATACATACAGAAGAGTGCCTTATACTTTGCGCCTTTTTCTACCCTTTAAGGTCTTGCGATTCCAGCGAGTCACATAAGGGAGACCCTTCTATTGAGAGCAGGCTTTACTCGGCAGTTACCGGAAAAGAGACGGATGAGGATGGGTTAAATAAAATAGGTGAGAGGGTCTTTAATTTGCAAAGGGCAATACTTACTCGTGAAGATCCTCGGGGAAAAAAGGTGGATGAGATTCCGGAGTTTAACTTTACGATACCTTATAACGGTGAAACCAACAATCCCGAAGCTCTTGTTCCGGGGAAGGACGGTGAGCCGATAATTAAAAAAGGCACTATGGTTGACACGGCAAAATTTACAAAGATGCTAAGTGAGTACTACGAAGTCAGGGGTTGGGATAAAAACAGCGGTTTGCAGACAAAGCAAAAGCTCATAGACCTTGATCTTGGAGATATTGCCCAAGTCATGGAGGAAAAAAAGCTTATCGTGTAAGAATCCCGTTAATTTCCTATTAAGGGGAAAACAAAAATGGAAAAACGAAAACTTGGAAGTCAGGGGCTCATGGTTTCAGGACAGGGTTTGGGTTGCATGGGGATGACAGATTTCTATGGAATTCGCGATGATGAGGAATCCATAGCGACAATTCAACTTGCGCTTGAGCTTGGTATTAATTTAATTGATACGGCAGACATGTATGGCCCTTTTACAAATGAGGAGTTAGTCGGCAAGGCTATTCGCGGCAGACGCGCTGAAGTCATACTTGCAACCAAGTTTGGCATAGTGCGTAGCAGTGATCCGAAGTTCCGTGCAATAAACGGCAGACCTGAATATGTTCGCTCATCGTGCGACGGTTCCTTGAAGCGGTTGGGAGTGGATTATATCGACCTCTATTATCAGCATCGCATAGACCCCAACGTTCCTGTCGAGGAAACTGTAGGAGCAATGTCTGAATTGGTAAAGGCAGGGAAGGTCCGCTATATTGGATTATCTGAAGCTTCTCCGGAAACTATCAGACGAGCCCATGCAGTTCATCCTATAACAGCGTTGCAATCTGAATATTCTCTCTGGAGCAGAGAAGTAGAGGCAGAGATATTGATAACCGTCAGGGAACTTGGGATAGGGTTTATTGCATACAGCCCTCTCGGGCGTGGTTTCCTCACTGGAGCAATTAAAAGCCCTGAAGATTTTGAGCCGGGCGACTTCCGCAGGAGTTTACCGAGATTTCAGGGAGAGAACTTCAAAAAAAATCTTGAACTCGTGGATAAAATAAAAGAGATTTCCAAATCAAAAGGAATTACGCCTGCACAGTTAGCCCTTGCCTGGGTGCATGGACAGGGAGAAGACATATTCTCCATACCCGGCACAAAGAGACGCAAATACCTTAAGGAGAATATATCCGCATTTGATGTGACGCTTTCAAAATCTGAACTTGATTATATCTCTAAAATAATTCCGCTGGAAGCGGTGCGAGGAACGAGATATTCCGAAAAGATAATGAAGATGCTGGATTCCTGACCTTGCGATACTATTTAATTTCTACCGTTTTTTCTGCAATCGATATGTTGTTGTTCTCACTCCGTTCGATGATCTGTTTGTCGTAGTCACACAACACTTTGATATAATATGTTCCGGCAGGAACTGATTCCGGATCATTCCATTTAAAAGTAATATTTTTAAATGCTTTTTTCGCAATCTTGTCAACTGCCATATTCCCAATCACATAATAATATGAATTGTCATTATTTGGATACAATGATAATACAACCCTTGATGGTGAAGCTGTCATTTCCCCGATGTTCTGTATTTTACACTTTACTGTCAGTGTTATTGCGTTTTCTTCCATTGTTTTTTGCACTGAAACTTCTTTAACGACAAGGTCAGGTTGTTTTAATTTATCCTTTATTCCGTACTTCGAGATTATTTTTGGGGAAGATGGTTCATTAATATCAATTATTATCAATCCTTTTCCGTCT
The sequence above is drawn from the Candidatus Schekmanbacteria bacterium genome and encodes:
- a CDS encoding aldo/keto reductase, translated to MEKRKLGSQGLMVSGQGLGCMGMTDFYGIRDDEESIATIQLALELGINLIDTADMYGPFTNEELVGKAIRGRRAEVILATKFGIVRSSDPKFRAINGRPEYVRSSCDGSLKRLGVDYIDLYYQHRIDPNVPVEETVGAMSELVKAGKVRYIGLSEASPETIRRAHAVHPITALQSEYSLWSREVEAEILITVRELGIGFIAYSPLGRGFLTGAIKSPEDFEPGDFRRSLPRFQGENFKKNLELVDKIKEISKSKGITPAQLALAWVHGQGEDIFSIPGTKRRKYLKENISAFDVTLSKSELDYISKIIPLEAVRGTRYSEKIMKMLDS